In the genome of Telluria mixta, the window TGATGTCGCAATACACGGTGAACAATGCGGATGCCTGCGACCGCGCGAGCGGCGACGGTCCGTGCGTGAAACTGGCCTCGGTAATCGAGCGTCACCTGAATGCGCTGGCGCGCCTGCCGGATGCCGATCCGGTGCTGCGCGCCACGTGCGAACAACTGAGCGTGAAATGGGCGGGCCTCGTCGACCGCGGCCTGCCGGCGCCCATCAAGCGCCCGCTGCTGGCGCGGATCCTGGGGCAAGGCCGGCCGTCGTTGGCTTGATCAGTCCAGCCAGGCGCGCAATGCCGCCTCGCCGTCCGCGCTGAACGCGAGCACGCGCGACTCCGGCACGCGGCGCGCCCAGCCCAGTTGCTGGAAGCGGTCCAGCAGCGCCGTCCCGAGGGCGCCGGCCAGGTGATGGCGGCGCTCGCTCCAGTCCAGGCAATGCCGGCACAGCGGCCGGCGCGTGGCGGCGGGCAGCGGAGCTATGCCCAGTTGCGCGACGAGCGCGCGGCCCGCCTCCGTGAGCGCGACGCCGCCCGCATCCAGCGCGAACGCGCCGCGCCGGGCCAGGCTTTCGTAGACGAGCACCCCGAGTTCGCCCGCCAGATGGTCGTAGCAAACGCGCGCCTTGCGCAGCGCCGGCTCGCGCGGACTGGAACGGACGCGCACGGCGCCCGTGCCGAACGCGATGCCCATCATGGATTCGAGCAAATGCGCGACGTCGGCATCGGCGATGCGGAAATAGCGGTGCCGGCCCTGCGCCTCGACGGCGAGCAGGCCCGCCTCGCGCAGCTTGGCGAGATGTGTGCTGATCGTCTGGCGCGTGACGCCGGCGGCGTCGGCCAGCTCCGTCGCCGTCAGCGCCATGCCGCTCATCAGCACGTTCAGCACTTCGG includes:
- a CDS encoding ArsR/SmtB family transcription factor, with product MRDGPNIANIAALIGDQARAEVLNVLMSGMALTATELADAAGVTRQTISTHLAKLREAGLLAVEAQGRHRYFRIADADVAHLLESMMGIAFGTGAVRVRSSPREPALRKARVCYDHLAGELGVLVYESLARRGAFALDAGGVALTEAGRALVAQLGIAPLPAATRRPLCRHCLDWSERRHHLAGALGTALLDRFQQLGWARRVPESRVLAFSADGEAALRAWLD